In one Pseudomonas sp. Bout1 genomic region, the following are encoded:
- a CDS encoding AEC family transporter, whose protein sequence is MLAIFLQTLNITAPVFAMLFLGVLLKRINWINDNFIHTASALVFNVTMPALLFLGILHADLHSALKPGLLIYFAVATLLSFAVAWGWAIFRCPREDRGIYAQGAFRGNNGVIGLALAASMYGDYGISLGAVLAALVILFYNTLSTIVLAVYSPVIKSDPWSIFKSVLANPLIISVIVAAPFAYFKLGLPGWLESSGQYLADMTLPLALICIGGTLSLAALRKSGNMALSASLMKMIWLPVLATLGAWLLGFRGPELGILFLYFGAPTAAASFVMARAAQGNHELAAAIIVITTLMAAVTTNIGIFVLQAGGWI, encoded by the coding sequence ATGCTGGCAATCTTCCTACAAACCCTGAACATCACCGCGCCGGTGTTTGCCATGCTGTTCTTGGGCGTCCTGCTCAAGCGCATCAACTGGATCAACGACAACTTTATCCACACTGCCTCGGCCCTGGTGTTCAACGTCACTATGCCGGCGTTGCTGTTCCTCGGGATTTTGCACGCAGACCTGCATTCAGCCCTCAAGCCCGGCCTGCTGATCTACTTTGCCGTCGCCACGCTGTTGAGCTTTGCCGTGGCCTGGGGCTGGGCGATCTTCCGGTGCCCGCGGGAAGACCGCGGCATTTACGCCCAAGGCGCGTTTCGCGGTAACAACGGGGTAATCGGCCTGGCCCTGGCGGCCAGCATGTACGGCGACTACGGGATTTCCCTCGGGGCGGTGCTCGCGGCGCTGGTGATCCTTTTCTACAACACCCTGTCGACCATTGTGCTGGCGGTGTACAGCCCGGTGATCAAGTCCGACCCGTGGAGCATCTTCAAGAGTGTGCTGGCCAACCCGCTGATCATCAGCGTGATCGTGGCGGCGCCTTTTGCGTATTTCAAGCTTGGCCTGCCCGGCTGGCTGGAATCCTCCGGGCAGTATTTGGCGGACATGACCTTGCCACTGGCATTGATCTGTATCGGCGGCACGCTGTCGCTGGCAGCGCTGCGCAAAAGCGGGAACATGGCCTTGAGTGCCAGCCTGATGAAGATGATCTGGCTGCCGGTGCTCGCCACCCTTGGCGCGTGGCTGCTGGGATTTCGCGGGCCGGAGTTGGGGATTTTGTTCCTGTACTTCGGTGCGCCCACGGCGGCGGCCAGTTTTGTGATGGCGCGGGCGGCGCAGGGCAATCATGAACTGGCGGCCGCGATTATCGTGATCACCACCTTGATGGCGGCAGTAACCACGAATATCGGGATCTTCGTGTTGCAGGCGGGCGGCTGGATTTAA
- the garD gene encoding galactarate dehydratase has protein sequence MQLIEHADSPRSIRLHALDNVVIVVNDQGVPAGTEFPDGLVTVDFIPQSHKVTLEDIPEGGRIIRYGQTIGYALRPIPRGSWVQEDQLRMPTAPPLDSLPLSTEVPEAQAPLEGFTFEGYRNADGTVGTRNILGITTTVQCVTGVLDHAVKRIKDELLPKYPNVDDVVALTHSYGCGVAITATDAYIPIRTVRNLARNPNLGGEALVISLGCEKLQAGQVMHDNDSSVDLSEPWLYRLQDSSHGFTEMIEQIMQLAETRLKKLDLRRRETVPASELILGMQCGGSDAFSGITANPALGYASDLLLRAGATVMFSEVTEVRDAIYLLTSRAENQDVARELVREMDWYDRYLAKGEADRSANTTPGNKKGGLSNIVEKSLGSIVKSGSSAINGVLGPGERFNRKGLIFCATPASDFVCGTLQLAAGMNLHVFTTGRGTPYGLAMAPVVKVSTRTELAQRWPDLIDIDAGRIATGRATIEELGWELFHFYLDVASGKQQTWAEQHKLHNDITLFNPAPIT, from the coding sequence ATGCAGTTGATTGAACATGCCGATTCGCCGCGCTCCATCCGTTTGCACGCGCTGGATAACGTGGTGATTGTGGTCAACGACCAGGGTGTACCGGCTGGGACCGAGTTTCCCGATGGCCTGGTGACGGTGGATTTCATTCCCCAAAGCCACAAGGTGACGCTGGAGGACATCCCCGAAGGCGGTCGGATTATCCGCTACGGCCAGACCATCGGTTATGCCTTGCGCCCGATTCCGCGCGGCAGTTGGGTTCAGGAAGACCAATTGCGCATGCCCACCGCGCCGCCCCTGGACAGCTTGCCGCTGTCCACCGAGGTGCCTGAGGCCCAGGCGCCGCTGGAAGGCTTTACCTTTGAGGGTTATCGCAATGCTGACGGCACGGTCGGCACGCGCAATATCCTTGGCATCACCACCACGGTGCAGTGCGTCACGGGCGTACTGGACCACGCCGTCAAGCGCATCAAGGACGAATTGTTGCCCAAGTACCCGAACGTCGATGACGTGGTGGCGCTGACCCACAGTTACGGTTGTGGCGTGGCGATTACGGCCACCGACGCCTACATCCCGATTCGCACCGTGCGCAATCTGGCGCGTAACCCGAACCTGGGCGGTGAGGCGCTGGTGATCAGCCTGGGCTGCGAGAAGTTGCAGGCGGGGCAGGTAATGCACGACAACGACAGCTCGGTAGACCTGAGTGAGCCGTGGCTGTACCGGCTGCAGGATTCCAGCCACGGCTTTACCGAAATGATCGAACAGATCATGCAATTGGCCGAAACCCGCCTGAAGAAACTCGACCTGCGTCGGCGGGAAACCGTACCGGCGTCGGAGTTGATCCTCGGTATGCAGTGCGGCGGCAGTGATGCCTTCTCTGGGATTACCGCCAACCCGGCCCTGGGTTATGCCTCGGACTTGCTGCTGCGGGCCGGCGCGACGGTGATGTTTTCCGAAGTGACTGAAGTGCGTGATGCCATCTACCTGCTGACGTCCCGTGCAGAGAACCAGGACGTAGCCCGGGAGCTGGTGCGGGAAATGGACTGGTACGACCGTTACCTGGCCAAGGGCGAGGCGGATCGCAGCGCCAACACCACGCCGGGCAACAAAAAAGGCGGGTTGTCGAATATTGTCGAGAAGTCGCTGGGTTCTATCGTCAAGTCGGGCAGCAGCGCGATCAATGGCGTGCTTGGCCCGGGCGAGCGGTTCAATCGCAAGGGCCTGATTTTTTGCGCAACGCCGGCCAGTGATTTTGTCTGCGGTACGTTGCAGTTGGCGGCGGGGATGAACCTGCACGTGTTCACCACCGGGCGTGGCACGCCGTATGGGTTGGCGATGGCGCCGGTGGTTAAAGTCTCCACGCGCACAGAACTGGCGCAGCGTTGGCCGGACCTGATTGATATCGATGCCGGGCGGATCGCCACCGGGCGCGCGACGATCGAGGAGCTGGGCTGGGAGTTGTTCCACTTCTATCTGGATGTGGCCAGCGGCAAGCAGCAGACGTGGGCGGAGCAACACAAGCTGCACAATGACATCACTTTGTTCAATCCGGCGCCGATTACCTGA
- a CDS encoding MFS transporter — protein MQATKPTHVRYLILLMLFLVTTINYADRATIAIAGSSLQKDLGIDAVTLGYIFSAFGWAYVAGQIPGGWLLDRFGSKKVYALSIFTWSLFTVLQGYVGEFGVSTAIVALFMLRFLVGLAEAPSFPGNARIVAAWFPTAERGTASAIFNSAQYFATVLFAPLMGWIVYTFGWQHVFVVMGGIGIVFSLIWLKVIHSPRQHPMINEAELQHIAANGAMVDMDQDKGKGKKTDGPKWDYIRQLLTNRMMLGVYLGQYCINGITYFFLTWFPVYLVQERGMTILKAGFIASLPAICGFIGGVLGGVISDYLLRKGHSLTFARKAPIIGGLLISSSIVACNYVDIEWMVVGFMALAFFGKGVGALGWAVVSDTSPKQIAGLSGGLFNMFGNLASISTPIVIGYIISTTGSFKWALVFVGANALLAVFSYLVIVGPIKRVVLKEPPANGPELTKLSQAHS, from the coding sequence ATGCAAGCGACCAAGCCGACTCACGTCCGCTATTTGATCCTGCTCATGCTGTTTCTGGTGACCACGATCAATTACGCCGACCGCGCCACCATTGCCATTGCCGGCTCCAGCCTGCAAAAAGACCTCGGCATCGATGCCGTTACCCTCGGCTATATCTTCTCCGCATTCGGTTGGGCCTACGTGGCCGGGCAAATCCCCGGTGGCTGGCTGCTGGACCGATTCGGTTCGAAAAAAGTCTACGCCCTGAGTATTTTCACCTGGTCACTGTTCACCGTGTTGCAAGGCTATGTGGGTGAGTTTGGTGTCTCCACCGCCATCGTGGCGCTGTTCATGTTGCGCTTCCTGGTGGGCCTGGCCGAAGCGCCGTCCTTTCCCGGAAACGCGCGCATCGTGGCGGCATGGTTTCCTACCGCTGAACGCGGCACAGCCTCGGCGATCTTCAACTCGGCGCAGTACTTCGCCACGGTGTTGTTTGCGCCGCTGATGGGCTGGATCGTCTACACCTTCGGCTGGCAACACGTGTTTGTGGTGATGGGCGGCATTGGTATCGTGTTCTCGCTGATCTGGCTGAAAGTTATCCACAGCCCGCGCCAGCACCCGATGATCAACGAGGCCGAGTTGCAACACATCGCTGCCAACGGCGCCATGGTCGACATGGACCAGGACAAGGGCAAAGGCAAGAAAACCGACGGCCCGAAATGGGATTACATCCGTCAGTTGCTGACCAACCGCATGATGCTCGGCGTGTACCTGGGCCAGTACTGCATCAACGGCATCACCTATTTCTTCCTGACCTGGTTCCCGGTGTACCTGGTTCAGGAGCGCGGCATGACCATCCTCAAGGCCGGCTTCATCGCCTCGTTGCCGGCAATCTGCGGGTTCATCGGCGGCGTATTGGGCGGGGTGATCTCCGACTACCTGCTGCGCAAGGGTCATTCGCTGACCTTTGCCCGCAAGGCACCGATCATTGGTGGCTTGCTGATTTCCAGTAGCATCGTGGCGTGCAACTACGTGGACATCGAATGGATGGTGGTGGGCTTTATGGCCCTGGCCTTCTTCGGTAAAGGCGTTGGCGCACTGGGTTGGGCGGTTGTTTCCGACACCTCGCCCAAACAAATCGCCGGCCTGAGCGGCGGGTTGTTCAATATGTTCGGCAACCTGGCATCTATCAGCACCCCGATCGTGATTGGCTACATTATCAGCACCACCGGCTCCTTTAAATGGGCGCTGGTGTTCGTCGGCGCCAACGCATTGCTGGCAGTGTTCAGCTACCTGGTAATCGTCGGCCCGATCAAGCGTGTGGTGCTTAAAGAGCCGCCGGCCAACGGCCCTGAGCTGACTAAACTTTCCCAAGCGCATTCCTGA